The following are encoded together in the Weissella soli genome:
- a CDS encoding aminoacyl-tRNA deacylase, protein MAKKQRIKKILVEQILDKAKIPYDSIVLEGGIKHQEGVLEQYGLAEQQIYKTLAMIGNVTGPVIGVVPTTTHLDEKKLAAVSGNKKVTLIPTKDLQKTTGYVHGANNPVGIWQTKKFPIYFDNAAKEMGTITVSGGELGRLIRVDAQQLAEFVHGEFADIQTKDGNSD, encoded by the coding sequence ATGGCAAAAAAGCAACGTATTAAAAAGATTTTAGTTGAACAAATCCTAGATAAGGCCAAAATTCCATACGACAGTATTGTGCTAGAGGGTGGTATCAAGCATCAAGAGGGTGTGTTAGAGCAATATGGCTTGGCAGAACAGCAGATTTATAAGACTTTAGCGATGATCGGTAACGTCACTGGCCCGGTGATTGGCGTGGTGCCAACAACAACTCACTTAGATGAGAAAAAATTGGCTGCGGTATCAGGTAACAAAAAAGTGACTTTAATCCCAACGAAAGATCTCCAGAAAACGACCGGCTATGTCCATGGAGCCAATAACCCAGTGGGTATCTGGCAAACAAAAAAATTCCCCATTTATTTTGATAATGCCGCCAAGGAAATGGGCACAATTACGGTTTCAGGTGGCGAATTAGGTCGTTTAATTCGTGTGGATGCTCAGCAATTAGCCGAATTTGTGCACGGTGAATTTGCAGATATCCAAACTAAGGATGGCAATAGTGACTGA